In Sphingomonas sp. JUb134, the sequence CTGCGACGCGGTGATGCCGAACAGGAAGGCGCCGCTGTTGCGCAGCGCCAAGTCGTTGGAAAAGGCGAGCACCGGCACCTTGCCGCCGGCCGCCTGCACCACCGCCGGCACCTCGGCCGCGGTGAGCGGCCCGAGCAGCATGCCGGCCTTCGCCTTCAACGCCAGCCGGACGGCAGCGGCAGCCCCCGCCGGGGTGCCCGCGGTGTCGAACACGCGCAGCATTCCCGTTTCGGCGGGTGCGCCGGATTGCGGAAGCATCGCCGCCTGCTGCATGCTAAGGCCCAGCGCCGCATGGCTGCCGGTCAACGGCACCAGCAGCGCCACGGGCCGGGTTTCCTTCCGCGCCGCCAGCAAGGGAGCAGCGGCCCATGCCGCAGACGATAGCACTAGGGTCGACCGCAGCAGGCGAAGCGTCTGCCGCCGCGATACTTCCGGAAGGGGCGCGAGCTCAGGCACGGCGGCGCTCTATCGCGTTCGCGGGGTTGGGCATAGCCTCGTTCGCCGTCGCCATGATCGCAACGCTGCCGGCCAGCGCAGTGCTGTCCGACCGTCCGTGGCGCAGCGGCGTCGCGGGCACGATCTGGAACGGCGAAGTGGGCGTCGCCGGCGGCAGCAAGGTCGAATGGCAGTGGGCGCCGCTGCGCTCGCTCACCTCGTTGGGCTTTGCCGTCGACTGGCGGGCGACGGGGCCCGACACCGATCTTGGCGGCCAGGCGCTGTTTCGCCTGGGGGGCACCGTGCGCCTAGACCGGGTGAGCGGGTCCGCCGACGCGAGCCTGCTCCAGGCGGTGGCGCCGGACCTGCCCTTCACCTGCGACATGACCATGCAGGTCGAGCTTCCGCGACTGGTGGCCGGCGGCAGCGACCAGCAGGCGCAGGCGACGATCCTGTCCGACGCCGGCAGCTGCA encodes:
- the gspN gene encoding type II secretion system protein N: MIATLPASAVLSDRPWRSGVAGTIWNGEVGVAGGSKVEWQWAPLRSLTSLGFAVDWRATGPDTDLGGQALFRLGGTVRLDRVSGSADASLLQAVAPDLPFTCDMTMQVELPRLVAGGSDQQAQATILSDAGSCMAKPAGAGSTVPAMILTAEHVGSETRVRLAPQTQRRQTLVEAVLAEDGAYRVTLTSDGAAVLPFTGLPPGVTIESRL